The Medicago truncatula cultivar Jemalong A17 chromosome 4, MtrunA17r5.0-ANR, whole genome shotgun sequence genome includes a region encoding these proteins:
- the LOC25480496 gene encoding mitogen-activated protein kinase kinase kinase 20 gives MDWVRGETVGRGSFATVNLVIPKSNSNSTPTAVKTSEVSTSSSLKNEKYVLHQLGSCQRIIPCFGDDYTFENGKEYYNLFLEYASAGTLSDQVKLNGGRIPEQHIRRYTRSIVEGLDHIHRNGFVHCDIKLQNILVFNDGEIKIADFGLAKKTGEKQSFECRGTPLFMSPESVNNGEHESPADIWALGCAVVEMVTGKPAWNLEKDSNMWSLLLQIGAGEESPLIPEELSKEGKDFVEKCFVKDPRKRWTAEMLLNHPFVEEVINVNESSPRNHFDFNDWVSDASDSVPSSPESEDSNQWDFDSKFCSAVDRLRQLVTDQGPMSWSRSDSWISVR, from the coding sequence ATGGATTGGGTACGAGGAGAAACTGTTGGAAGAGGAAGCTTTGCAACTGTTAATTTAGTTATACCCAAAAGCAATTCAAATTCCACTCCGACAGCCGTCAAAACATCCGAGGTTTCAACCTCGTCTTCACTCAAAAACGAGAAATATGTTCTTCATCAACTTGGTTCTTGTCAAAGAATCATTCCTTGTTTTGGAGATGATTACACTTTTGAGAATGGCAAAGAGTATTACAATTTATTCCTCGAATACGCTTCTGCGGGTACTCTCTCCGATCAGGTGAAACTCAATGGTGGCCGGATACCGGAGCAACACATTCGTCGTTACACGAGGTCAATCGTTGAGGGACTTGATCACATTCATCGCAATGGATTTGTTCATTGTGATATAAagcttcaaaatattttggtatTCAATGATGGTGAAATCAAAATTGCTGATTTTGGTCTTGCCAAGAAAACAGGGGAAAAACAGAGTTTTGAATGCAGAGGAACCCCGCTTTTTATGTCGCCGGAATCAGTAAACAATGGCGAGCATGAATCTCCCGCGGATATTTGGGCACTTGGGTGTGCAGTGGTGGAGATGGTAACTGGAAAACCAGCTTGGAATTTGGAGAAAGATTCAAATATGTGGTCGTTGTTGCTTCAGATTGGTGCCGGAGAAGAATCGCCGTTGATACCCGAAGAATTATCGAAAGAAGGAAAAGATTTTGTTGAGAAGTGTTTTGTGAAAGATCCAAGAAAAAGATGGACGGCTGAGATGCTTTTGAATCATCCTTTTGTTGAAGAAGTGATTAATGTTAATGAATCGTCGCCAAGAAATCACTTTGATTTCAATGATTGGGTTTCCGATGCTAGTGATTCAGTTCCAAGTTCACCGGAATCGGAAGACTCAAATCAATGGGATTTTGATTCTAAATTTTGTTCCGCGGTGGATCGGCTCCGGCAGCTTGTGACTGATCAAGGGCCGATGAGTTGGTCGAGATCAGATAGTTGGATTAGTGTTAGGTGA
- the LOC25493458 gene encoding nicotinate phosphoribosyltransferase 2, whose amino-acid sequence MEAAKNNNNERTSNGSIHGPTNPMVTPLLNDLYQFTMAYAYWKANKHQERAVFDLYFRKNPFGGEYTVFSGLEECIRFIANFKLSEDEIDFVRQSLSPSCEDAFFDYLRGLDCSDVEVYAIPEGTVVFPKIPLLRVEGPVAAVQLLETPFVNLINFASLVSTNAARHRKVAGKSKTLLEFGLRRAQGPDGGISASKYCYIGGFDATSNVAAGKLFGIPLRGTHSHAFVSSYMSLDEITDRSLRRKDGSSTCEDFVSLVQTWLSKIQLLNGVFGETNQSELAAFISYAFAFPDNFLALVDTYDVMRSGIPNFCAVALALGDLGYKAGGIRLDSGDLAYLSCQARKFFCSIEKEFGVPGFGKLIITASNDLNEETLDALNKQGHEVDAFGIGTYLVTCYAQAALGVVFKLVDINNQPRIKLSEDVSKVSIPCKKRSYRLYGKEGYPLVDIMTGEDEPPPKVGERILCRHPFQESKRAYVVPQRVEELLRCYWPGNLDKKLEPLPPLKEIRERCINQLEQMRPDHMRKLNPTPYKVSVSAKLYEFIHFLWLNEAPVGELQ is encoded by the exons atttgatttgtattttcgGAAGAATCCATTTGGCGGGGAGTATACTGTGTTTTCTGGATTGGAAGAATGCATAAGGTTCATAGCTAATTTCAAACTCAGTGAGGATGAGATTGATTTTGTTAGGCAAAGTTTGTCTCCTTCTTGTGAG GATGCATTCTTTGACTATCTTAGAGGACTTGACTGCTCTGATGTTGAGGTTTATGCTATTCCCGAGGGGACAGTTGTTTTTCCTAAGATACCCTTGCTTAGAGTTGAAGGTCCGGTTGCT GCTGTTCAATTGCTAGAGACTCCCTTTGTGAATCTAATTAATTTTGCATCATTAGTTTCTACGAATGCTGCAAGGCATCGCAAAGTTGCTGGAAAATCCAAAACTTTACTTGAGTTTGGACTACGAAGGGCTCAG GGGCCTGATGGTGGAATTTCAGCGTCAAAGTATTGTTATATTGGTGGATTTGACGCAACAAG CAATGTTGCAGCGGGGAAGTTATTTGGGATCCCGCTTCGTGGTACACATTCTCATGCTTTCGTTAGCTCATATATG AGCCTTGATGAGATTACTGACAGGTCACTTCGTAGAAAAGATGGTTCAAGTACATGTGAAGATTTTGTTAGTCTGGTTCAAACATGGCTGAGCAAAATTCAG TTGTTAAATGGTGTTTTTGGTGAGACCAATCAAAGCGAGTTGGCAGCATTCATATCTTATGCATTCGCATTTCCTGACAACTTTCTTGCCCTTGTAGACACATATGAT GTAATGAGAAGTGGAATCCCCAACTTCTGTGCAGTTGCATTAGCTCTTGGTGATTTAGG ATACAAAGCAGGTGGCATTAGATTGGATTCTGGTGACCTTGCATATTTGTCTTGTCAAGCCAGGAAGTTCTTTTGCTCCATTGAGAAAGAATTTGGGGTGCCTGGATTTGGGAAGTTGATAATCACTGCTAGTAATGATCTCAACGAGGAAACATTAGATGCTTTAAACAAACAG GGTCATGAGGTTGATGCCTTCGGAATTGGTACATACCTGGTCACATGTTATGCTCAAGCTGCCTTAGGTGTTGTTTTCAAGCTGGTTGACATTAATAATCAGCCTCGTATCAAACTTTCTGAAGATGTGTCAAAG GTCTCTATTCCATGTAAGAAGCGATCCTATAGGTTGTATGGGAAAGAAGGTTATCCCCTGGTAGACATAATGACCGGAGAAGATGAACCCCCTCCAAAG GTAGGAGAAAGAATCCTATGCCGCCATCCCTTTCAAGAATCCAAGAGAGCGTATGTGGTGCCACAGCGTGTTGAGGAGCTTCTAAGGTGTTACTGGCCTGGGAATTTAG ataaaaAGCTAGAACCTTTACCACCTCTGAAGGAAATTAGAGAACGATGCATCAATCAACTTGAGCAAATGCGGCCTGACCACATGAGGAAACTTAACCCAACTCCATACAAG GTTAGTGTGAGTGCAAAATTATATGAGTTCATTCATTTCTTGTGGCTCAATGAGGCACCAGTTGGGGAGCTGCAGTAA
- the LOC25493456 gene encoding uncharacterized protein, giving the protein MKPENNNTTITMLAKTDSEVSSLTQSSPTRSRDGLRAVYYVQSPSRDSSNDGEKTTNSFNSSPLQSPLGSPPHSHSNSSLGPHSRESSSTRYSASRKSSQASHNNRKGNWRPWKDQFNAIEEEGLLDDDDDADRGFPRRCYFPAFVVCFFVVFTVFSLILWAASRPQKPAIFLKSITFDRFIIQAGADLSGVATSMVSMNSTVKMTFRNTATFFGVHVASTPLDLNYYQLTLATGNMPKFYQSRKSQRSIKVMVKGSHIPLYGGGARLNTVNGSPVEPVPLTLNIMVRSKAYVLGALVKPKFNKKIECALIMDPKKMGKPIRLTNKCTYEL; this is encoded by the exons ATGAAACCAGAAAACAACAACACCACCATTACAATGTTAGCCAAGACAGACTCCGAGGTAAGCAGCCTAACACAATCCTCACCGACAAGATCACGTGATGGGCTTCGTGCAGTTTACTACGTACAAAGCCCATCACGGGACTCTTCCAACGACGGTGAGAAAACAACAAACTCCTTCAACTCAAGCCCTCTTCAAAGCCCGTTGGGATCTCCTCCTCATTCTCATTCCAACTCATCGTTGGGCCCACATTCACGTGAATCTTCTTCCACCAGATACTCTGCCTCACGTAAGAGCAGTCAAGCTTCCCATAATAACAGGAAAGGTAATTGGCGTCCTTGGAAGGATCAGTTCAATGCCATTGAAGAAGAAGGGCttcttgatgatgatgatgatgcagaTCGTGGATTCCCTAGGAGATGTTATTTTCCtgcttttgttgtttgtttctttgttgtCTTCACTgttttctctcttattctttgGGCTGCAAGTCGCCCTCAAAAACCTGCCATTTTTCTCAAG AGTATAACATTTGATAGATTTATTATTCAAGCGGGTGCGGATTTGTCAGGAGTTGCCACTAGCATGGTGTCCATGAATTCCACTGTGAAAATGACATTTAGAAACACTGCAACATTTTTTGGGGTCCATGTTGCATCAACTCCATTAGATCTCAATTATTATCAGCTTACACTAGCAACTGGAAAT ATGCCTAAGTTTTATCAATCAAGAAAAAGTCAAAGATCTATTAAAGTGATGGTGAAAGGAAGTCATATTCCACTATATGGAGGTGGAGCAAGATTGAACACTGTCAATGGTTCACCGGTTGAACCGGTACCATTGACATTGAATATTATGGTGAGGTCAAAAGCTTATGTATTAGGGGCATTGGTGAAGCCAAAGTTCAACAAGAAAATTGAGTGTGCATTGATTATGGATCCGAAGAAAATGGGTAAACCTATTCGACTTACCAACAAGTGTACGTATGAGCTATAG